In the genome of Lathyrus oleraceus cultivar Zhongwan6 chromosome 4, CAAS_Psat_ZW6_1.0, whole genome shotgun sequence, the window aatccaaacacgtcaattcaactcgtcacccccgcgtgaccaaaaccctttcaaaaagaacactgtcaatcctttctaatgcgcacaacaaaccagtgctagagcctccaccgagagtagacaagccagtgtttagccgttagaacgccgacctacacagtcgttcatcaaaacaaaacacaaccaatatttgtagtagcccgaactacgaatgctctgatttccttattgcaccataaggatacgtaggcaggagattgttgtatcttcgcgagcacactaataaaaaacctcccatttcccccatcctgaggtcttcatccacatctatcatcaattctaattactcgaacCAAGCAGATAAAtagtcaattaacagtcaaatagcaaaatcagactaaaaggttcccgttgagtacaacggacgtgaggggtgctaataccttccccttgcgtaatcgactcccgaacacgaatatggttgcgacgaccattattcttatttctaaaggttttctcgatattttcctattccttcattggaataaataaagttcggtggcgactctgtttcgaacaacattttttttccgcgtcctatcgcgagggatcgcattatcatctTTTTTTGAGGTGTGACAATTACATGCGACTCTATATGACTAATGCACAAATACAAGCTATTCAAAATCCTTTGATTCTTAGTAAAATTGGTGTCCCCACAACGACAATAAAGTGGATGAATTTTTCTGAAATGAGTCATCTTATATCAAATGTATATGACTATGTTTTAGTTTAGTTTACAAGACATAGTTTTTCGTAAATCGTTTTCCCTCTGCTAAGTTGCCCTCCGAATAATTCAAATGGCCGGGTTGTCTTGATTAGACAGATTGCTACTAAGATGCATTTTATACAAGCTTATTTGAAACGAGGGTGTCCTCTACCACCAACATTCGTAGAATGGAGAGAACGTCTTAAGGAAGAAACATCTGAGTGAGAACTTTGCTTTTTTGGATAGGATGCATGAGTTCTAGAAATTAAATGATGTTGAAAAATAATACAATAGAAAAAAGTCTAATGCGAAAagttcaataaatttaaaaagatgtcatcgattttgatgcattttaatcgtatgtacttctaattttgttgattcactatgttcattttttttttatatcTTCATTTTAAGATGTCCAAACATAATCTAAGAGTATAAATAAAGCATTACTTTTGAAAACAAATTAATTGTTGAGTTTCTAGTAAGAGATGAGTCCTCTTCAATTCTGGACAAATTCTACATAAGAGTTTTTAAATGTTGTGAAACTGAAGTTATTAGACTAAGGTTTTGCTTAAATTGATGCAATGAGATGATATGAAGTAATATGAGATGAAATAGAATAAGATTACATTGTTTGAGTTAATTAAAATCAGATCCAgtataataaaattttattattctattttatttcatttcatcactTTTCATTAGCATTGTTTCCCTTAGATATGAGGAATAAAAAATTACATCACTTTCTACTAGTATTGATCACTTTCTACGAGTATTGTTCCCTTTAATATGAGCAGAATGAAAATTTTCATCACTTTCCATCAGTATTGTTTCTCTTTTATATGAGCAGAATCAAAAACTTACTTTGTTTTTATCACTAATTATTCaaataataaagtaataaaaTTGTATATCTAACGAACTAGAAATTTTTGTCTTAAAAAATCTAGCATCATACtaacaaaaaattattaaaatttatatatGCAGATGGGTGGCTGACCAATTAAAAAATCTAGCATCATACTAACATAATAATTTTTAGTTTTATGCTATCTTTACAAGTACTCTGGCGGTGAGCAAGTTGTCCATTTACATATGGATAGTACTGCTTATAAAAAAATAAGAATGGATAAAACCATATATAAAACCAATCCAAAATATCCGGATCCATGTCCAGATCTGCTTGGAGTTTCGCTTCACTTCTCTAGGGTTTCTCAAATGCATTATAGAATCTCTCCACTCTCAGATTTCCTCTATAGATTAAAGAAGCATCGGAGAACTAATTCCGTCGCCGGAAACCGAACGCCGTTGCCGGAAACAAAAAACCTGAACCGAAAAAAATGTCAAGCAAGAAGAAACACAAACGAAAACACAGCGACAACGATGAAGATGACGACGTTTTCTACTACCGCTACTGCGCTTCGTCCTCAACCCCCAACACCACCACCGGCACCACATCCAGTAATCAACCCCAATCAAAACCGAACAACAAAGGATCATCAATAGGAGGAACAGGTGAACCCTTAGCACCATCAAAATCGACGCTATACGTTTCTAATCTAGATTACTCCCTAACAAAATCCGATCTCCATACGCTCTTCTCTACTTTCGGCCGCATCGCGCGTGTAACCGTTCTCAAAGACCGTCACACGCGCCTAAGCCGCGGTGTCGCGTTTGTCCAATTCGTTTCTCGTAATGACGCCCAACGCGCCGTGGCGGAGATGAATAAGAAGATTCTCAATGGAAGGACTCTAACTGCTTCTATTGCTGCTGATAATGGACGTGCTCCAGAGTTTATTCGGAAGCGCGTGTACAATACTGAGACTGCTTTGTGTTATGAGTGTGGGGGGCACGGTCATTTGTCGTATGAGTGTCCTAAGAATCAGTTGGGGCCGAGGCCGCGGCCTCAGCCTAAGAAGCCGCGACGGGGATTTAGTGGGCTGAGGGATAGGGATGGGGAGGAGGAAGTTGAAGAGGAGGAGGAGGAGGGTGGTCAGATTGCTGCGGAGCAGTTTGACGATAATTGGGCTTCTGTTGTGGATGATGAAGCGGGTGAAAGGTTGCTGGGGAGAAACAGAAATGATGATGAGGGTTTGGACAACAACAAGACgaagaagaaagggaagaaaGCTGGGTATTTCAATGATGAGAgtgatcatgatgatgatgattgatcatgACTATGTAGCATTGACACTTCAGATTGAAGGTGTGTGTTTGGTATTCCGCATTACCGCATTATTCAACTAGTCCTGTGTGTCGTGTCTATATATGTGCCAGTGTTTCATAGATCTAAATGgcaattttttgtttttatcaaGATATGGTGTAATTGATGAAATTGTTTATATGTTGTTGGCTTGGTTGGATGTGTTTATGGTTTTGATCACAAGCACATGTTAGTTATTAGTTATTGTGGTAGTAATTAGTGATAGTGGTGGTGAATTGGTGATGAGCATTTTTGTGTATTCCATATTTTCATAGTTAATGAATGATGACAGACGAGTCTCTTATTTATCGGCTTAATTTAGCATTCGGTTTACCTGTAAAACAGAAAGGAAAAGCCTGTTCgttatgttttttattttggttcaGTTAAAACATGTAATGTAATCAAATTGTAACACCCTGGTTTACTTTATGCACATCTTGTTATCATATAAGTAAGGTTTTTAATTACAGTTGTGGTGGTTATGTTATGATATTTGATATGTAGAATATTATAGTCAGATATAGCTGGATTTGATGTGGTTGTTGAGATCTTGAAAAGCATAGGTTGTAGACTTGTAGTCACAATTACTGTCGCCGTTCTTGTGGAAAGCAGTTTAAAACCATGGGTAACAGTTCTTCTGATTACCTTTACTCTTTGATGTCTACTGAGCATTTTTATGCAGATTGATGAGTATTTCTCAAGTTTCTCTTAGAATGCTTAAATTGCTTCTCCCAGAGAAAATGTGGTATCCTTTTCATGCATAATCACTTGGCTGAGCTGGAGAATAATACCAATTTGTGCCTCACCCTCGACACTAGGCTTTAAATTATAGGTTTAATTATTCTGTAACTTTTTGAAGAATGGGCTAATCTTGAATGTCATTGTAATGATATGTAGAAAAAGAAATTGGTTATTGTTATGCTATTTCCTTTCTTTCTGAATTATGGCTTTGAATCGGATTAAGTATAGTTATATTATATGGAGTTTGGGGTCAATTGTTACTGTTGTACTGTTGGTTTTAAGCATTGTTAGTTTTGGATATATCTATAACTCTGAAACCATATTCAGTTGACAGTTATATATAACCGATAGATACCATATTCATGATTGTCTATATACTTTTGTATGCTCATATTTTTTACtaattgaatcattgtcttaTGGCACAAGTTAATGAAAATAGTAGAGTTCATATCCTCTATGAATAGGATTAACATGAAGCTTGATTACATAGTACGATAATTGTACTCAGATATAAAGATATTGGGAGTTTTGTGAAATTCAGGATATCGGTTTCTTGAATTTTGTTGAAGTTTGAGCAGATTCAAATAGGATTAATATgggtgttcttgaagaggaagtaggtaaaactttggaattttttttcaaaataataattatttttatttttttttcaaaataactaattatttaaaaaaattatcaaaataaccaggtttggtagaggatgcgtcagatgaactgGGGCACCCCCAATGCAtaaagaggaggcgtcaatagcattggcgcatgcattgcgctcctcatgaggaggcgtcaatgctagtggcgcctagGTGCATTTGGTTGTGTGGGCGCTAATTGATCTGGCTGCATGTGATGGTCATGTGGCCGTCAATCCCTCAAGCGCCCACATGTTTTGTCtgtctctataaataccacgcattggatgcaatatttttcactcaaactcATCTTCTAATACAATTCAAccaccatcaatttcaattttccctatttcaacaatgtctgcatacattcaaaaacaaagtgctgatgtaatattttctgcctTTGCGGCTATGGTAtagattcgactttggaacacaaatatgtttgaacgtcttaatcggaaGTTGTACAattggttagagggagaaattggagagggtgaacggattagaagaatacaatggcttgtgtccacgttcaaccaacacGGAGAATTACGCGAATTGGTGGATATTAAGACagaccaagacgctcgtaggatgatgcattacatgttcaaaattgttttgctggttgtaattgcatagttcttgtatttgttataattataTGTGTTACTGTTTACGCAATGGTACTTTCGTGacagacgtctaatatgaaataaaattaatttttcatatattgcaatagaggtacatgtaaatttatctggttgtgctcattctaacactaggacagttattacgattgtgacctagttgacgacatgaactacatagtctaaccattttgttcgtcgtatccattttGGTTCGAATTTGGatgctgtttgggcgaccctttttcttccttcgcataacttcgttgtgccagacgatgtccccttgatattctggccaataatcctcttttgccactacgaaaaaactaattttataaacatttgaaagactgacgattttgtaaacttcagataacaagtatgatggatcccttcgaacctttgagcatgccgcaaggacatggtgtcgcattacgcgaaaaaccggcgggaaaggaaacgccaccgtgcgttatttatcccaaaaagagggaaaggaaacgctcagagtaaacctggaaaagacgtggtctcgcgaccaaagagaatgggatcgggagtcggttatgcgaagggaaggtattagcacccctacgcatccgtcgtactcgacgggatccatgcacaaaaggaaggaaaatggttgctaaaacacttctcataaacaaacaaacaccggctgaaagagacacaagaaaacaagagaaactaactcggcaggatatcgcatcctgggcctacgtagtctatcaggcatagacatcagagtcgacgtagttcggactagggaacACGTGCTTGCTAGGATATagcatcctatgcatacgtatcttctcggactaagaagaatcagagcactagtagctcggctcacgcacgccaaacaaaaccacacaggaaatcgactgccaatcgctggacttacgtcaaactccacacaaaacaggcaaacatggaaacccAATGCCAATCACaggacttacatcagactccgaaccaaactcacacacactggaaaccaaatgccaatcgctggacttacatcggactccaagcacacaacaagaggatacggaatgccaattgctggtcttacatccatctcctaacacacacaaagacaaaacaaaaagggcgcccggagagatcagctcatctcctgcctacgtacctcatctggtatgaggatcagggcgacgtagttcccctacggagggacacaggactagcctaaccagataacagagggagacacaactagggagactacgactcgagcctagatgttatcatgcaaattcatccctaagttaaggtttctagctaacttgcacaggaagcaagcctatcctaaacttgacttgcacaggaagcaagcaaaaccaaacctaacttgcacaggaagcaagctaaagcaaacacacaagcacaagtagcacacactatatgcaagcaatgggctcaatcaaggttaggttttagtcgaggggtcatatcaacctcaacaaacaaaccactgtaactgggtaatgttagctcttaaccctaacattgagagttagggtgaagctgatgaaaggtgagtgaagatgagacttcacagctcttatccctggcctgggagagcttaagacaagaatgtgtgggttcagaaagtgggaacccttctacacatttgacactgactcaactttacaactgtacaagatcttgggttagtatctgcaatgcatcaacacagtggtgtgagcaaagcagatgacacacagaatagcagggtatggattgcacatcccttgtatctgccaatgcctcttcactttggaggtctttgaatatgtgcaaggacaaaagtaaacagtcacaaacattgcctcttaaggaggacttcagacaggtgcctggccaagtaacaggccaggtcttccagactacatggagtaaggaaattatagctcaatgcaaattgcttatcaagcaaagcaaagcaaagttcacaaggaactaaaagcaactaaagtacctgaaatcagtcaagcacaattagtataccagacacaaagttaaaacagACAGCATAAGCCAACAGGCAAAACAGTCAAGCATATGTGCAAAGCAACAAGCTCACAacaagtgagctaagcaacctacaaaacaaacaagttagttcatgataaacaatcaaactcattcGACTTGTATTGATCTCGTTGAAGCATTTTGctgcttaacctgaaacaacaagcttaaacatgagcaacaagaccactaggacaagcctagggtcaaaaggagacAAAAAGTTTAAAACATCAAGGGACAAGTGCCCAAAGTCAAAacaaatcaatcaagaaacaaacccaagtggtttcacaatcatatcattcatcattatcatttcacaagcaaattaggtcaaaacatgtcatatagaacctaaaagaagtcaacagaatgactcaactcaaattcaatcacaaacaattcaaaaattcctcaaataaatcatgatcaaacattatccacaacatgataggcataccaaatttcagctcatttggatcaaaggaagtgGGGAAATTAAATTCtgaaaggcaaggcaagttcaagcatactcatacaaagcatcaaaacatgcaccaactttAATTAATCATAACACAgaaacaacatatgataaatgaatgggaccaaagccatgaTGTACTTCAAGATGTTCACAatgcacatgtcaaatttcaagtccatccaattaagcattagaatttcacaaatcatatggcatcatgtgtcacaaaagtcaacaatttggtcaaacaggggagaaattatcaatcaaataggaaatgcattcaaaaattccagaaatatTCACACACATTCTAAACATGCACAAGTgtcctcatgcaaaaatccagaccattttgagttcattaagcatggtaattaaaatcattaagttggacatgcatggtgtgacacaaattgtcacacccctattcaaaaatcatatctccacaaccagcaatgataaaattacaaactctataccaaaatcaccatgaacatgtctagtttaagcacaaaaaatttgggaagcattggataaagcatcatcatttcacaaacaatttggcaagacatacacaaatggacatacatgaacaaaccctagcacatttaaaaatccacacatgcaaaaaatctagaaaaatcatcataaaaaactagagatcaagaggagcaatccacaaaaaatcccatcaaaattGGATAAGAATTGAAGAACTTATGAACTTTCTAAGTTGCCATgccaaaatgaaataaataatgaaaaagcaattgaattaattaaaataaaaaccCGGGAATGGCAATTTCGTAATAAAGCGTTCATTTAAATGGAACGCTGCGTTCCAACTTAAAGATGTGTCACACGCTCATTGGTGACATGGCCCAGAAACTTGGAATTGCATGCAAACACGGGTTTGAAGGATCAAAATAGAGTTCTGGGCAATAATTTCTAGGGTTCATGGCTACAGCAACGTGTTCATCATCTGGATGAACATTTTTCTCAGGATTTGGCAATGAGCACACCATTAAAACCGTCTAACCACATACAATCCAAATCTAACCCTATTTTTCATCAATTCGAGCTAACCAAGATGAACCATGCACAAACATATTTGACAATCAAACTTTAATTCAATGTATCTCTCTCAATATGGAACCATTTCTCTCGATTCAAAGCTCAATACATTCAGCATGACAAGATCTTCATGAAGCATATCATAATTTCAAAAAGCAAGAGAGTCGAAAACCAACCTTGTTGAAGATGCAGTGATAAAACAGTGGTTATTTGGCCTTGGAAAGTCGAAACAGATGCGCATGGAGGTTGGTATTGATGAATGGAAACAAGACTTGAAGCCCAGCTGGCACGATTCAACTCAAAATTCCAACTGCCATGTGAGAAGCTTCAATAGAACAGTGGTGATCTTGGACTTACAGTCGTGATTTAAGGCTTGCAAAAGCTTCAACAATGTTGGCAGATGGTGGTACAATGCTTAAGAACACAAGTCCTTTGgagattttcagaaaaaagttCAGATGAAGAGTTTAGTGTTCTTGAGAGAAAATGAATTTTTTGATCTGTTTtggtgaatagtggctagggttttcagacTGAAAATGTGCACTATATACTTTAATTAACATTCCTTAAACATGGTTAGTGTAATGGTAAGTGAATTTGGCTTAATGAAAGTGTTTTGGTCATTTTACTAAAAACCACTCAAATTGCATGGGGTGCATGTTAATGCACGAAATTGGGCTTAGGCATACCCcaaatatgatttctgaacatttGCCATTGGTAGAATATATTGGAAATGATTtatttgaaagtccatttttcaactcacctcttttttaattcatgtacttgaaaaaaggccattttgattggatgatatttggtgaattgtgatgaaggatttggatagagcatatcaaatgtgacttgtagcaaaaaaccccacccaatttggccaaatggtttggaagatttgcccctttgaagttcaaaaatttctgaacatgatttgatcataacttgccaaccataaatgataaatgagtgttcttggactttttggaaatgtgagagcaagatcttcaactttcatgttggacaaaattccatttgaagcatttatgatgatgtaaatttgaggagaaaaactttctatttttggtagtttccaattacaggtcacctgccatttttggaaactttttgtctgacttcaaattcttcaatcttgatcttttaaatgtcaaatgagacttgtatggacatgaatgaacactttcaaaccatctcccaccttgaaatccataaaatcaggcacagttgaccatagttgactttctagggtttctgatggactgaacaatgactgatgacttctgagcacccaatccttgaccaaaacacttccaaaggacccctaggtcatgtgaacatgttggaccaaccctagggccttgcctcaatggaaattgcacttgtttgcttgattgactgatctcctgaccagtttgacctaatttgtcagttgaacttgcacttaggcaaatggacaatgcaatgttatgcagtggactatgttaatgttatgacctaatatgaaaatgtatgtacaaaagataggttcaaatttgaggtgctacacatgggagcgggggtacgaaaggcttggatCTTTCTGCAGTCGCACTAACCTCTATCTAGTTCAactctgtactgtcccatcggcatgccctcattgtgatccatggactcgacaacactaaaccaacctttacttcggtcaaagaccgtaaccacatgtgtgtttgctttggcagcttcatgtctgatgaatttcatcgaagcatcactgaacaactgtccatattgcaacactgaactccattttaaGCGTCATGTTTCAAACAACGCCCTTAGCTTGAAATATGTAGCATGCACCAAAGCGATTATTGGTAGgttacggatgcctttgaagacagagttcattgattccacaagatttgttgtcatgtggccccaacgttgaccgttgtcgtatgccctagtccacttctccaaagGAATAGCATGGATCCACCGTACcgcatcttcgtttgacaatcttatttccttgcggtagtgtttgaaagaaggttctgataatgcgtaacctgcattgacaaccttcttctgcaatgtctta includes:
- the LOC127137563 gene encoding U11/U12 small nuclear ribonucleoprotein 31 kDa protein codes for the protein MSSKKKHKRKHSDNDEDDDVFYYRYCASSSTPNTTTGTTSSNQPQSKPNNKGSSIGGTGEPLAPSKSTLYVSNLDYSLTKSDLHTLFSTFGRIARVTVLKDRHTRLSRGVAFVQFVSRNDAQRAVAEMNKKILNGRTLTASIAADNGRAPEFIRKRVYNTETALCYECGGHGHLSYECPKNQLGPRPRPQPKKPRRGFSGLRDRDGEEEVEEEEEEGGQIAAEQFDDNWASVVDDEAGERLLGRNRNDDEGLDNNKTKKKGKKAGYFNDESDHDDDD